A genome region from Leptodactylus fuscus isolate aLepFus1 chromosome 6, aLepFus1.hap2, whole genome shotgun sequence includes the following:
- the LOC142210475 gene encoding transmembrane protein 26-like, protein MYKCLKILAAICSRILFALHGLLMVYLMVELKQDDFYWSLLAGVVLLFVEMIVTLKMTKNGEWKWFSPMVFLYLCTVIPSIFVMELAYQEFRMNIDHINITSLGCTEINCKEITTEVQGAEELTILVLILGRWMMPRGKMSRDQLAQLLLLYLALGADMLDILELMKEPSVKTNTTITVVGLCLFSWAIMQFTLILTQTLSSSSEDPEVGERGYSSSGVKNCVMTLCCTSEVWSVLITVLMQDGPFLVYRLYLVTREGVFNESMVFFICKNILSVIIQLYRVVVFLCNENRKRKRFKETHINL, encoded by the exons ATGTATAAATGTCTGAAGATACTGGCGGCCATCTGCAGCCGGATATTATTTGCTCTTCATGGCTTACTTATGGTATATCTTATGGTAGAGCTCAAGCAAGATGACTTCTACTGGAGCTTACTCGCTGGAGTTGTTCTCTTATTTGTCGAGATGATCGTGACACTGAAGATGACAAAAAATGGAGAATGGAAATG GTTCTCTCCGATGGTGTTCCTGTATTTATGTACTGTTATTCCCTCTATATTTGTGATGGAACTTGCATACCAGGAATTTAGAATGAATATTGACCATATCAACATTACAAGTCTTGGATGCACCGAAATT AACTGCAAAGAAATCACCACTGAGGTGCAAGGTGCAGAAGAGTTAACAATCCTGGTCCTGATTTTAGGACGTTGGATGATGCCAAGAGGGAAAATGAGCCGTGACCAGCTCGCTCAGCTACTTCTGCTCTACCTTGCTTTAGGTGCAGATATGTTGGATATTTTAGAACTGATGAAGGAGCCTTCAGTAAAAACCAACACAACTATAACTGTGGTGGGCCTGTGTCTATTCAGCTGGGCCATAATGCAATTTACATTAATTCTCACCCAAACTTTGTCGTCCTCATCTGAAGATCCCGAGGTCGGTGAGCGGGGTTATTCATCCTCTGGAGTAAAGAACTGCGTCATGACTTTATGTTGTACCAGTGAGGTCTGGAGTGTGCTTATCACAGTGTTGATGCAGGATGGGCCCTTTCTGGTGTACCGCCTGTACTTGGTAACTAGAGAGGGAGTGTTCAATGAATCCATGGTCTTTTTTATATGCAAAAACATTCTGTCTGTTATAATACAATTATACAGGGTGGTTGTGTTCCTGTGCAATGAAAAtcgcaaaagaaagagatttaaAGAAACGCATATAAATCTGTAA